A single genomic interval of Syngnathoides biaculeatus isolate LvHL_M chromosome 1, ASM1980259v1, whole genome shotgun sequence harbors:
- the LOC133498510 gene encoding CMP-N-acetylneuraminate-beta-galactosamide-alpha-2,3-sialyltransferase 1-like, whose translation MLSTVWKTRVLLPILCLAATGLFYKSKWSVQPLFSRWLDELHVCNCQQCLTEGEHEFKAIMDESPKPFLSTQTLTSEDDFNWWKKLQTEQRPFSFFNETVKKLLAIFPPIPEVEPPSPDRCRTCAVVGNSVNLRGSHYGPLIDHHNIIIRMNYGLTKGFESDVGTRTTHRVMYPESATYLDNSTRLVFFPFKINDMLWLLKNFNPQDNVEKPKMRGNKDLVMILNPGFMKYTHERWLGKKGRYPSTGFMTLLLTLQMCDEVSVFGFGADSDGNWSHYFERLAYKKLRTGPHPGMQEYEVIQKLHQKKIVHFFKGM comes from the exons atgttgtccaCAGTGTGGAAGACGAGGGTACTGCTTCCCATCCTGTGTTTGGCGGCCACCGGCCTGTTCTATAAATCCAAATGGAGTGTGCAGCCCTTATTTTCCCGCTGGCTGGACGAGTTGCACGTTTGCAACTGTCAGCAGTGCTTGACTGAGGGCGAGCACGAGTTTAAAGCGATAATGGATGAATCGCCAAAGCCGTTTTTGTCCACGCAAACCTTAACGTCGGAGGACGACTTCAACTGGTGGAAG AAATTGCAGACGGAACAGCGCCCCTTCAGTTTCTTCAATGAAACTGTAAAGAAACTATTGGCAATCTTTCCACCCATCCCCGAAGTTGAGCCTCCGTCACCCGACCGTTGCCGGACTTGCGCGGTCGTGGGCAACTCGGTCAATCTAAGGGGATCGCACTACGGGCCTCTGATTGATCACCATAACATCATAATAAG AATGAACTACGGGCTTACAAAGGGCTTCGAGTCGGACGTCGGCACCAGGACAACTCATCGCGTCATGTACCCCGAGAGCGCCACCTATTTGGACAACAGCACTCGTCTCGTCTTCTTTCCGTTCAAGATAAACGACATGCTGTGGCTCCTCAAGAACTTCAACCCGCA AGATAACGTTGAGAAACCAAAGATGCGAGGCAACAAGGACTTG GTGATGATCCTCAACCCCGGCTTCATGAAATATACACATGaaaggtggctggggaaaaaagGCAGGTACCCGTCCACTGGCTTCATGACTCTGTTGCTGACCTTGCAGATGTGTGACGAG GTCAGCGTCTTTGGGTTTGGCGCCGACTCGGACGGAAACTGGAGCCATTATTTTGAAAGGCTGGCATACAAAAAATTGAGAACTGGTCCTCACCCTGGTATGCAGGAATATGAAGTCATTCAGAAGTTGCATCAGAAGAAGatagtccatttttttaaaggaatgtAA